The Georgenia sp. TF02-10 genome window below encodes:
- a CDS encoding malate synthase, protein MTTTTPTGPRLAVAPPRRDAAGPLRVLAPGAPATAPGAPDDPGSAAPPVEVRAAVPGAAQVLTGPALDFLADLHTRFAGRRAELLAARHERRQRLVTGALPDFLPETAPIRADRSWQVAPPPPGLVDRRVEITAPPDRRSAAAALRSGAQVWVADLADGTAPHLAAVVAGQTVLHDVVRGQAVMHDAVRGLAADAPAGTPTGDAPAGAPTGGPPAAPAAPTVVLRPRGWHLVEKHLRVDGEPMVGALVDAGLYLFHNAAELLARGTGPYLSLPALENHLEARLWRDVFVAAEDALGLPRGSVRATATIETVMAAFEMEEILYELREHSAGLSLGRPEAYLFSVIKKFRDGGPAWVLPDWTETTVAPFLRARTELLVRTCHKRGAHAIGATTAVVPTEGPAGAEVITEVRAQKQREADAGLDGSGVADPGLVGVVADVFTGVLGTRPHQLWRTREEVHVTARDLLAVGTAPGRITRDGLRTNVAVALRYLQAWLGGRGTVPLAGLAADTATAEVCRAQVWQWVRTGARTADGAVVTADLVAQVLAEEVAAATRDADGEADRQHVAAAADLVAEVALGEEFPTFLTLPAYARWV, encoded by the coding sequence ATGACCACCACCACCCCCACCGGGCCGCGGCTGGCCGTCGCCCCGCCGCGGCGGGACGCGGCCGGACCGCTGCGGGTGCTCGCCCCCGGCGCGCCGGCGACGGCGCCCGGTGCGCCCGACGACCCCGGGTCGGCGGCCCCTCCGGTCGAGGTCCGCGCCGCGGTGCCCGGCGCGGCGCAGGTGCTCACCGGCCCCGCGCTGGACTTCCTCGCCGACCTGCACACCCGGTTCGCCGGGCGCCGGGCCGAGCTCCTCGCCGCCCGGCACGAGCGGCGCCAGCGCCTGGTCACCGGCGCCCTGCCGGACTTCCTGCCGGAGACCGCGCCCATCCGCGCCGACCGCAGCTGGCAGGTGGCGCCGCCGCCGCCGGGCCTGGTGGACCGCCGGGTGGAGATCACCGCGCCGCCCGACCGGCGCTCCGCGGCCGCGGCCCTTCGCTCCGGCGCGCAGGTCTGGGTGGCCGACCTGGCGGACGGCACCGCCCCGCACCTGGCCGCCGTCGTCGCGGGCCAGACCGTCCTGCACGACGTCGTCCGCGGCCAGGCCGTCATGCACGACGCCGTCCGGGGCCTTGCCGCCGACGCGCCGGCGGGGACGCCGACCGGCGACGCGCCCGCGGGGGCGCCGACCGGCGGCCCGCCGGCTGCGCCCGCCGCGCCCACCGTCGTCCTCCGCCCGCGCGGCTGGCACCTGGTGGAGAAGCACCTGCGGGTCGACGGCGAGCCCATGGTGGGCGCCCTGGTGGACGCGGGCCTGTACCTCTTCCACAACGCCGCCGAGCTCCTCGCCCGCGGCACCGGCCCCTATCTCTCCCTGCCGGCCCTGGAGAACCACCTCGAGGCCCGGCTCTGGCGGGACGTCTTCGTCGCCGCCGAGGACGCGCTGGGCCTGCCGCGCGGGAGCGTGCGGGCCACCGCCACGATCGAGACGGTCATGGCGGCGTTCGAGATGGAGGAGATCCTCTACGAGCTGCGCGAGCACTCCGCCGGGCTCTCCCTGGGCCGGCCGGAGGCCTACCTGTTCTCCGTGATCAAGAAGTTCCGCGACGGCGGCCCCGCCTGGGTCCTGCCGGACTGGACCGAAACGACGGTGGCGCCGTTCCTCCGGGCCCGCACCGAGCTGCTCGTGCGCACCTGCCACAAGCGCGGCGCGCACGCCATCGGCGCCACGACCGCCGTCGTCCCCACCGAGGGCCCCGCCGGCGCGGAGGTGATTACCGAGGTCCGCGCGCAGAAGCAGCGGGAGGCCGACGCCGGCCTGGACGGCTCCGGCGTCGCCGACCCGGGGCTGGTCGGCGTCGTCGCGGACGTCTTCACCGGGGTCCTCGGCACCCGCCCGCACCAGCTCTGGCGGACCCGCGAGGAGGTGCACGTCACCGCCCGGGACCTGCTCGCCGTCGGCACGGCGCCCGGCCGGATCACGCGGGACGGGCTGCGGACCAACGTCGCCGTGGCGCTGCGCTACCTCCAGGCCTGGCTCGGCGGCCGCGGCACGGTCCCCCTCGCGGGACTGGCGGCGGACACGGCGACGGCGGAGGTGTGCCGGGCGCAGGTGTGGCAGTGGGTGCGGACCGGCGCCCGGACGGCCGACGGCGCGGTGGTCACCGCGGACCTGGTGGCGCAGGTGCTCGCCGAGGAGGTCGCGGCGGCCACCCGGGACGCCGACGGCGAGGCCGACCGCCAGCATGTCGCGGCCGCCGCCGACCTCGTCGCCGAGGTGGCGCTGGGGGAGGAGTTCCCGACCTTCCTCACCCTCCCGGCCTACGCCCGGTGGGTCTGA
- the aceA gene encoding isocitrate lyase, with the protein MTTTPTRPATPAGTGTTTRTDARPPAERIREEAEALARTWETDPRWAGITRTYSAEEVVRLRGSVREEHTLARRGAERLWDLLTSTDYVAALGAMTGNQAVQMVRAGLQAIYLSGWQVAGDANTAGETYPDQSLYPVDSVPTVVRRINNALRRADQITFAEGSDPGFDWFAPIVADAEAGFGGPLNAYELARAMINAGAAGIHYEDQLAAEKKCGHLGGKVLVPTRQHVRTLSAARLAADVADVPTVIVARTDALGANLITSDVDPTDRPFLTGERTAEGFYRTTPGPEPVIARVLEYARYADLLWVETATPDLDLARRVAEAVHERFPGKMLAYNCSPSFNWRAHLDEDQIAAFQRELGALGYKFQFITLAGFHQLSYGMFDLARGYAARGMSAYVELQQKELAAEADGYTATRHQREVGAGYFDLLATTINPDSATLALRGSTEEQQF; encoded by the coding sequence ATGACCACCACGCCGACCCGCCCCGCCACCCCCGCCGGCACCGGCACGACCACCCGGACGGACGCCCGGCCGCCCGCCGAGCGGATCCGGGAGGAGGCCGAGGCGCTGGCCCGGACCTGGGAGACCGACCCGCGGTGGGCCGGCATCACCCGCACCTACTCCGCGGAGGAGGTGGTCCGGCTGCGCGGCAGCGTCCGGGAGGAGCACACCCTGGCCCGGCGCGGCGCCGAGCGGCTGTGGGACCTCCTCACCTCCACCGACTACGTCGCCGCACTCGGCGCGATGACCGGCAACCAGGCGGTGCAGATGGTCCGCGCCGGCCTGCAGGCCATCTACCTCTCCGGCTGGCAGGTCGCCGGGGACGCCAACACCGCCGGCGAGACCTACCCCGACCAGTCCCTCTACCCGGTGGACTCGGTGCCCACCGTGGTGCGCCGGATCAACAACGCGCTGCGCCGCGCCGACCAGATCACCTTCGCCGAGGGCAGCGACCCCGGCTTCGACTGGTTCGCGCCCATCGTCGCCGACGCCGAGGCCGGCTTCGGCGGCCCGCTCAACGCCTACGAGCTCGCCCGGGCAATGATCAACGCCGGCGCCGCCGGCATCCACTACGAGGACCAGCTGGCCGCGGAGAAGAAGTGCGGCCACCTCGGCGGCAAGGTCCTGGTGCCGACCCGCCAGCACGTGCGGACCCTCAGCGCCGCCCGGCTCGCGGCCGACGTCGCCGACGTCCCGACGGTCATCGTGGCGCGCACCGACGCCCTCGGCGCCAACCTCATCACCTCCGACGTCGACCCCACCGACCGGCCCTTCCTCACCGGCGAGCGCACCGCCGAGGGCTTCTACCGCACCACCCCCGGGCCCGAGCCGGTCATCGCCCGGGTGCTCGAGTACGCCAGGTACGCCGACCTGCTCTGGGTGGAGACCGCCACCCCCGACCTCGACCTGGCCCGGCGGGTGGCCGAGGCGGTCCACGAGCGCTTCCCGGGGAAGATGCTCGCCTACAACTGCTCGCCGTCGTTCAACTGGCGCGCGCACCTGGACGAGGACCAGATCGCCGCGTTCCAGCGCGAGCTCGGCGCGCTGGGCTACAAGTTCCAGTTCATCACCCTGGCCGGCTTCCACCAGCTCAGCTACGGCATGTTCGATCTCGCCCGCGGCTACGCCGCCCGGGGGATGAGCGCCTACGTCGAGCTCCAGCAGAAGGAGCTGGCCGCCGAGGCCGACGGCTACACCGCCACCCGGCACCAGCGCGAGGTCGGGGCCGGCTACTTCGACCTCCTCGCCACCACCATCAACCCCGACTCGGCGACCCTCGCGCTGCGCGGGTCCACCGAGGAGCAGCAGTTCTGA